ATGGCATAAATGCCACGAATACATTTTTTCCAAGTGCCAGCTCACCTCTGTCTGTTGAAGGGCCATCTGCAAGCACATCACCCTTTTTTACATAATCACCTTCATTCACTATTACCCTTTGATTTATACATGTATCTTGATTTGATCTTTTAAACTTCAAGAGATTGTAGATATCTATCTTAACAACCGGTTCATCTCCGTCTGTTCTTTCCTCATATTGGACAATAATCCTGTTTGCATCTATACTTTTTACAATTCCATCATGTTTTGCCACGATGGTGACCCTCGAATCTCTACCTACCATCTTTTCCATGCCTGTCCCAATAAGGGGTGCCTCTGGTTTAATGAGAGGAACGGCCTGCCTCTGCATGTTTGAGCCCATTAGTGCCCTGTTTGCATCATCGTGCTCAAGAAAAGGGATAAGCGCCGCAGATACACTTACAAGCTGTTTAGGTGATACGTCCATATAATCTATTTGTTCAGGGCTAACTAAATAAAACCCGCCTCCTTTCTGAGCTGATATGACATCTGACGAAAATCTTCCGTCTTTACCTATAGGGGCATTTGCCTGGGCTATAAAATAGTTTTCCTCTTCGAGGGCGCTTAAGTAATGAACTTCATCTGTCACCCTGCCATTTTCCACTTTTCTGTATGGTGCCTCAATAAAACCGAATTCATTTACCTTAGCATAGGTGGAAAGAGAAGCGATTAGCCCTATGTTTGGTCCTTCAGGGGTCTCAACAGGGCATATCCTTCCGTAGTGGGTGGGGTGGACATCGCGAACCTCAAATCCAGCCCTTTCCCTTGTTAAGCCTCCTGGACCAAGGGCGCTTAGCCTTCTCTTATGGGTTATCTCGCTTAGGGGGTTTGTTTGGTCCATAAACTGTGAGAGCTGACTGCTGGCAAAGAAATCCTTTATTGCTGTGTTAACAGGTTTTGGATTAACAAGGTCATGGGGCATCAAGGTCTCCATCTCAGGGAAGGTTAACCTCTCCTTTATTGCCCTTTCCATACGCACAAGACCCATCCTGAATTGATTCTCCAAGAGTTCTCCTACAGTCCTTACCCTTCTGTTTCCAAGATGGTCAATATCATCGCCTGGACCTCTTGAATCCTTAAGTTTCAGAAGACGTTTAACCACCTCTATTATATCTTCCTTTCTAAGGATGGTATAATCTAAAGGGACATCCATGCCCAATCTATGGTTTATCTTGAGTCTCCCTACTTTGGACAGGTCATACCTCTCCTCACTGAAAAACATATTATGTATCAAAGCCTCGGCAAACTCTATGGTAGGAGGGTCTCCTGGTCTCAGTTTTCTGTATATTTCCAGAAGGGCATCCTCTTTTTTGGTTATCTTGTCTATAGCAAGGGTGTTTCTCAGTGAAGGGCTCACATTCAGATTGTCTATAAAAAGTATATCAAAGCTTGTTAATTTTCTTTCCTTAACTTTAGCCAGGTCTTCTTTAGTAATATCCTTATTTATAGGTATTAAAAGTTCATTTGTTTCAGGGTCATATATATTATCTGCCGTTATCTTTCCAACTATATCATCGTCATCTACAGGTATTGCGTTTATGTTTGCTGCTGCCAGTTTTTTGATATCTGCCTTTGTAATCTTTTTATGCTTTTTAACTATCAATTTACCATTTTCATCGATTATATCAGAGGGAGATTTCTGGTCAATAAGGAGTGGGAGAGGTGTCTGCTTTAAAAGCTTACCATCTTTAATAACGATCTTTTCTTTTTCATAGAAGTAATCAAGGATCTCCTTTTCTTCATATCCCAGGGCTTTTAAAAATAGTGTTACCGGAATCTTCTTCTTTTTATCTATCCTTACATAGAGCAATTCTTTATGGTCGAATTCAAAATCAAGCCATGAACCTCTATATGGTATTATCCTGGCAGTATATATAAGATTACCACCTAAATGGGATTTAGACTGGTCGCAATCAAAATAGACACCTGGGGATCTATGAAGCTGGCTTACAATAACCCTCTCTGTGCCATTTATTATAAATGTTCCCCTCTCAGTCATGAGGGGTATCTCTCCGAAATATACATCCTGTTCTTTTACTGCCCTTATGTCCTTTGTCTTTGTTTCAGGGTCTACATTCCACACAACAAGCATTATTGTCACCTTCATAGGTGCAGCATATGTGATACCCCTGAAAATACATTCTTGTTCTGTATTCTTTGGGTCTCCTATTTCATATTTTTTAAATTCGAGAGAGGTAGTTTCATGGGAATCCTTTATGGGAAAAACGCTTTTAAATACGGCCTGAAGTCCTATATTCTCCCTCTTTTCAGGGGGGATATCCTTTTGTAGAAATTTTTCATAGGAATCAAGCTGGATCTCTATGAGATTAGGTATCTCAAGAACCTCCTTTATCTTCCCATATTTTTTCCTATAGATCTTATTGTGGAAAGTTTCCCTCATAATTTAAACTCCTTAGATTAAAGGCTTAGGGTCAGAGAGATTAAATCAAATGCGCCTATCTCCCTGACCCCTGACCTTTTTATTGTTTACTCTACCTTTACCTGCCCGCTTACTTCTTCGAGCTGTTTTTTAATGTTAGCAGCCTCTTCCTTTGAGACACCTTCTTTTACAGTCTTGGGAACCCCTTCTACCAGGTCCTTCGCCTCTTTTAACCCTAAACTTGTTATAGCCCTCACCACCTTGATTACCTGGATCTTTTTGTCTGCCTCATATCCTGTGAGTATTACATTGAATTCTGTTTTTTCCTCTACAGGGGCCGCCTCCTGAGCAGGCGCTGCTGCACCAGGCCCTGCTGCTGCCATAACAGGCATTGCAGCCTGAACACCAAATTTATCCTCAAGAGTCTTTATAAATTCAGATAGTTCGAGAACTGTCATATTCTCTATAAACTGTATTACATCTTCTTTTGTGATACCCATGTCTTAATCCTCCTTTAAGCCTGTTCTTTTTTTGATTTTATTGCATTTAGCGTGAGCAATAGCTTGTTTATATTACCACTTAGCACATATACCAATCTCTGTGGCATGCTCTGGAGTAAGCCGAAGAGTTTGGCTATAAGCACATCCCTTGGTGGCAGTGTAGCAAGTTTCAGGATTTCAGCTGGCGTTAGAACCTGGTCTCCTAAAAAACCAGCCTTGAGCTTCAGGTTGGGCACTTCTTTTGCAAAATTTGCAATTACCTTGGCTGCACTGACAGGGTCTTTGTATATACCAACTATGGCATTAGGACCAGTGAAATGGTCTTTTATTGACTCTGCCTTTGTCCCATGAGAAGCAATTGTCAAGAGGCTGTTCTTTATGACAGTGAAATCCACTCCCACATT
This window of the Syntrophorhabdaceae bacterium genome carries:
- the rpoB gene encoding DNA-directed RNA polymerase subunit beta yields the protein MRETFHNKIYRKKYGKIKEVLEIPNLIEIQLDSYEKFLQKDIPPEKRENIGLQAVFKSVFPIKDSHETTSLEFKKYEIGDPKNTEQECIFRGITYAAPMKVTIMLVVWNVDPETKTKDIRAVKEQDVYFGEIPLMTERGTFIINGTERVIVSQLHRSPGVYFDCDQSKSHLGGNLIYTARIIPYRGSWLDFEFDHKELLYVRIDKKKKIPVTLFLKALGYEEKEILDYFYEKEKIVIKDGKLLKQTPLPLLIDQKSPSDIIDENGKLIVKKHKKITKADIKKLAAANINAIPVDDDDIVGKITADNIYDPETNELLIPINKDITKEDLAKVKERKLTSFDILFIDNLNVSPSLRNTLAIDKITKKEDALLEIYRKLRPGDPPTIEFAEALIHNMFFSEERYDLSKVGRLKINHRLGMDVPLDYTILRKEDIIEVVKRLLKLKDSRGPGDDIDHLGNRRVRTVGELLENQFRMGLVRMERAIKERLTFPEMETLMPHDLVNPKPVNTAIKDFFASSQLSQFMDQTNPLSEITHKRRLSALGPGGLTRERAGFEVRDVHPTHYGRICPVETPEGPNIGLIASLSTYAKVNEFGFIEAPYRKVENGRVTDEVHYLSALEEENYFIAQANAPIGKDGRFSSDVISAQKGGGFYLVSPEQIDYMDVSPKQLVSVSAALIPFLEHDDANRALMGSNMQRQAVPLIKPEAPLIGTGMEKMVGRDSRVTIVAKHDGIVKSIDANRIIVQYEERTDGDEPVVKIDIYNLLKFKRSNQDTCINQRVIVNEGDYVKKGDVLADGPSTDRGELALGKNVFVAFMPWRGYNYEDSVLINERLVKEDAMTSIHIEELECVVRDTKLGKEEVTRDIPNIGDETLKYLDESGIIMIGANVRPGDILVGKVTPKGETQLTPEEKLLRAIFGEKAGDVKDTSLRVPHGIEGIVIDVKVLSRRGIDKDDRSRLIEDFEISNILKDQEEQVKIILDGTKERIKNLLVGRQSPVDIKDNKGKIIFKKGEHISPEKLGNINVDKFQDIEFGDEDIDTKLSRIFDSKENQIELIKLYYEDKINKIKKGDELPPGVIKTIKVYVAMKRKIAVGDKISGRHGNKGIVSIILPEEDMPFMEDGTPIDIVLNPLGVPSRMNAGQILETHLGWAAKELGKKIGEMVDSYNKKMCSSEAIRTSIKKIYNDEEIDKFIDKIDDNELIEFSEKLREGINISVPVFDGPKEDEIRDLFKIAEMKDGFQTTLYDGRTGEPFHHKITVGYMYFLKLHHLVDDKIHARSIGPYSLVTQQPLGGKAQFGGQRLGEMEVWALEGYGAAYSLQEFLTIKSDDVNGRTRAYEAIVKGEDVLEPSLPESFNVLIQELKSLCINVDLEKEE
- the rplL gene encoding 50S ribosomal protein L7/L12, with amino-acid sequence MGITKEDVIQFIENMTVLELSEFIKTLEDKFGVQAAMPVMAAAGPGAAAPAQEAAPVEEKTEFNVILTGYEADKKIQVIKVVRAITSLGLKEAKDLVEGVPKTVKEGVSKEEAANIKKQLEEVSGQVKVE
- the rplJ gene encoding 50S ribosomal protein L10 gives rise to the protein MKKLEKAKKQKVVTELEEKLRQMNSMFLAEYSGINVAQITRLRKELRNVGVDFTVIKNSLLTIASHGTKAESIKDHFTGPNAIVGIYKDPVSAAKVIANFAKEVPNLKLKAGFLGDQVLTPAEILKLATLPPRDVLIAKLFGLLQSMPQRLVYVLSGNINKLLLTLNAIKSKKEQA